A single region of the Macrobrachium rosenbergii isolate ZJJX-2024 chromosome 5, ASM4041242v1, whole genome shotgun sequence genome encodes:
- the LOC136838937 gene encoding chromosome partition protein Smc-like, whose product MERNMRDLERLNQDKERQIYSVSAEMRKLRNEMTEKAKETQVQIKEKEEKDQRLIILENSVVVLQMEKETLHRDLQQTENSRREMQVTINKLNEDLEKLRQENGRKQNHIESLNRQNENKALKINDLEDELQVLTTQKQMAQENSKQLDRCKIEIVEKEEELEKLKEQNLQKDKEILRLQNDCTQKQKEVICLLKELKNKRKSYVC is encoded by the coding sequence ATGGAAAGAAACATGAGAGACCTGGAACGCCTGAATCAAGATAAGGAAAGACAAATATATTCAGTGTCCGCAGAAATGCGAAAACTGAGAAACGAAATGACGGAAAAGGCGAAGGAAACACAAGTGCAaataaaggagaaggaggagaaagaccaaaggctaattattttggaaaactcGGTCGTAGTTCTCCAGATGGAGAAGGAGACTTTGCATCGAGATCTACAGCAAACGGAAAACAGCAGAAGAGAAATGCAAGTCACAATAAACAAGCTAAACGAGGACTTGgagaaacttcgacaagagaatGGTAGGAAGCAGAATCACATTGAAAGTCTGAACAGGCAAAACGAGAACAAGGCCTTGAAGATCAACGATTTGGAAGACGAGTTACAAGTCCTTACCACTCAGAAACAGATGGCCCAAGAAAATTCGAAACAGCTCGACCGATGCAAAATAGAAATTGTTGAGAAAGAGGAGGAACTGGAAAAGCTTAAAGAACAGAACTTGCAGAAGGATAAAGAGATCCTCCGACTGCAAAATGATTGcactcaaaaacaaaaggaagtcaTATGTTTGTTaaaagaactcaaaaacaaaaggaagtcatatgtttgttaa